A single genomic interval of Armigeres subalbatus isolate Guangzhou_Male chromosome 1, GZ_Asu_2, whole genome shotgun sequence harbors:
- the LOC134214150 gene encoding transmembrane protein 183-like has product MAVSVKIKSRSFGSSRDFSIYDFAHSGQLKGRRPKANVLAVDACEADDAMDDEMVPVQGNQNGKQLVPSVQDEGVYSDYTIDIWFIISEFVRPEDVGRFALICRKTAEVVQSAKFWHHIYRRHYDRTVDLPRRLQPDFMLMLKGLRARTIRSLYYCYEPFTHRIAATAFTDPHRVTGRLLIFSWYTKCKATWNYYFKLKTKLIPGSRADQSARMQKQKDSLQYLQDTYANAEEGCQILIITTQTMHLLPQYHEQLTVKSFTQTLAQGFTNYKVRLQMANYCQRVVDEILFVPVRKVRVLDWWNPEYYQVDPTIEKEVDDESEPHQDMEYDADNVYWDD; this is encoded by the exons ATGGCCGTTTCTGTGAAAATTAAATCCAGGTCCTTTGGAAGTTCTAGAG ATTTCTCAATTTACGATTTCGCGCACTCAGGGCAGTTGAAAGGCCGTCGGCCAAAAGCCAACGTTCTTGCCGTCGATGCTTGCGAAGCTGATGACGCAATGGATGACGAAATGGTCCCAGTCCAAGGGAATCAGAATGGGAAACAATTGGTACCCAGTGTCCAGGACGAAGGCGTCTATTCGGACTACACAATCGATATATGGTTTATTATATCGGAGTTCGTTCGACCGGAAGATGTTGGTCGCTTTGCGTTAATCTGTCGGAAAACAGCAGAGGTGGTTCAGTCAGCCAAATTTTGGCACCATATCTATCGAAGGCACTACGATCGTACTGTAGATCTCCCGCGGAGGCTTCAACCGGATTTTATGCTGATGCTGAAAGGCCTTCGCGCACGCACCATCCGATCTCTGTATTActgttatgaaccatttacgCATCGGATCGCTGCTACCGCTTTTACCGACCCCCACCGAGTAACAGGTCGTCTGCTCATATTTTCTTGGTATACAAAGTGTAAAGCAACTTGGAACTATTATTTCAAGCTGAAAACCAAATTAATCCCAGGCAGTAGAGCGGACCAGTCCGCTCGAATGCAGAAACAAAAAGATTCCTTGCAGTATTTGCAAGACACGTATGCAAATGCAGAAGAAGGCTGTCAGATATTGATAATTACGACGCAGACCATGCATCTGTTGCCGCAGTACCATGAACAGTTGACCGTAAAATCTTTTACGCAAACGTTGGCCCAAGGTTTCACAAACTACAAGGTGCGACTGCAGATGGCCAACTATTGCCAGCGAGTGGTGGACGAGATATTGTTCGTGCCCGTTCGGAAGGTTCGAGTGCTGGACTGGTGGAATCCGGAGTACTATCAAGTGGATCCTACGATCGAAAAGGAAGTGGATGATGAGTCAGAACCTCATCAAGATATGGAATACGATGCGGATAATGTATATTGGGATGACTAG